A genomic region of Mesobacillus jeotgali contains the following coding sequences:
- a CDS encoding ATP-binding protein, producing MEPFKKNSILIYEEVKAVKFFLWTFYIILFAYDLAYYFFIPQYGGEGTVVGFPDGSMGFVMHFLLLLLLPVAIYFIKKGIPEKIKYMYIFSFMLLDFINNAMIFWGNDKEFTGGHILEVYFILFSPIFVDKRFFMVASIGLFLKYLLDGMLFHSNNVIFPIALIIFISSITWVLLSRFQSYITAITSIHEDLRQKEKLAVIGQMATAIAHEIKNPLSSLKGFTQLQKEKDKDDDHYYPIMLSEIDRINSIVTNLLILGKPNTGEKSTKNLKGIIEYVLVVIEPHADRMNVKVELDLTDSPGLICDENQLKQVFINLIKNAMESMPEGGTVKITSQVKNDTATVSIQDEGCGIESDKLQKLGEPFYTTKENGNGLGLMVTKKIIEEHNGQLNINSELNKGTTVEVRLPLSLEKK from the coding sequence ATGGAACCATTTAAAAAAAACTCGATTTTAATATATGAAGAAGTTAAAGCAGTTAAGTTCTTTTTGTGGACTTTTTATATCATATTATTTGCTTATGATTTGGCCTATTATTTTTTTATTCCTCAGTATGGTGGTGAGGGAACTGTAGTTGGTTTCCCTGATGGTAGCATGGGTTTTGTAATGCACTTTCTTCTCCTCTTATTGCTCCCTGTTGCTATATATTTTATTAAAAAAGGCATACCAGAAAAAATTAAGTACATGTATATTTTTAGTTTCATGTTGCTCGATTTTATTAATAATGCCATGATCTTTTGGGGAAACGATAAGGAGTTTACTGGCGGGCATATTCTTGAGGTATATTTTATTCTGTTCTCGCCTATTTTTGTTGATAAACGTTTCTTCATGGTGGCTTCGATTGGTTTATTTTTGAAATATCTTCTGGATGGAATGTTGTTCCATTCAAATAATGTGATTTTCCCGATTGCTCTTATTATTTTTATCTCGTCAATTACCTGGGTGTTGTTATCTAGATTCCAATCATATATAACAGCGATAACATCCATCCATGAAGACTTAAGGCAAAAGGAAAAATTAGCTGTTATTGGTCAAATGGCCACGGCAATTGCTCATGAGATTAAGAACCCTTTATCCTCACTAAAAGGCTTCACGCAGCTTCAGAAGGAGAAAGACAAAGATGATGATCACTATTATCCTATTATGCTAAGTGAGATTGATAGGATAAACTCGATTGTGACAAACCTCTTGATTTTAGGTAAGCCTAATACGGGCGAGAAGAGTACGAAAAATTTGAAGGGAATAATTGAGTATGTGCTTGTAGTGATTGAACCTCATGCCGATAGAATGAATGTTAAAGTTGAGTTGGACCTTACAGATAGTCCGGGTTTAATATGTGACGAGAATCAATTAAAACAGGTATTTATCAATTTGATTAAAAATGCCATGGAGTCCATGCCTGAAGGTGGTACAGTAAAAATTACATCTCAAGTCAAAAATGATACTGCGACGGTATCAATTCAAGATGAGGGATGTGGAATTGAGTCTGACAAATTACAAAAGCTCGGTGAACCATTTTATACAACCAAAGAAAATGGTAATGGGCTAGGTTTAATGGTGACTAAGAAAATAATTGAAGAGCATAATGGACAATTAAATATAAATAGTGAATTAAACAAGGGAACAACCGTAGAGGTTAGACTCCCTTTAAGCCTCGAAAAAAAATAA
- a CDS encoding TasA family protein — MSLKKKLTLGAMSSALGLSLVAGGTWAAFNDIETVNGSVANGNLKLELNAVDGGPTNFTVSDLKPGDSMTRQFELKNVGSLAIKDVLLSIDSINFNDYGYDSNGNRDTSEVAADADSDIFGKNTDLEYLEQFQITLARTGIEGAEEEIINSGDDITLADVYKATNQGDTTAINKLDAALGNHWEDNRINLVSTATNKWQGLPADPRDWDTVELTIEFVEYGTAALGDVENQNKYQGDKVDVNFTLEARQWDGQDVSDEEGVIESNSKAKNGAYGN, encoded by the coding sequence ATGAGTCTTAAAAAGAAATTAACATTGGGAGCAATGTCATCTGCTTTAGGTCTTTCACTAGTTGCTGGAGGGACATGGGCAGCATTTAATGATATTGAAACTGTGAATGGATCTGTTGCGAACGGCAATCTAAAATTAGAATTAAATGCAGTAGATGGTGGTCCTACAAACTTTACGGTATCAGATTTAAAACCTGGAGATTCAATGACAAGGCAGTTTGAGCTAAAGAATGTTGGTTCATTAGCGATTAAAGATGTTCTTCTTTCAATAGATAGCATTAATTTTAATGATTATGGTTATGATTCAAATGGGAACAGAGATACTTCCGAAGTTGCTGCTGATGCAGATTCGGATATCTTTGGTAAAAATACTGATCTCGAATACTTAGAGCAATTTCAAATTACTTTAGCTAGAACTGGAATCGAAGGTGCCGAAGAAGAAATTATCAATTCCGGTGATGATATTACTTTAGCTGATGTATATAAAGCAACGAACCAAGGGGATACAACTGCTATCAATAAGCTTGATGCAGCTCTAGGAAATCATTGGGAAGATAACAGAATTAACTTAGTGTCAACAGCAACAAACAAATGGCAAGGTCTACCTGCTGATCCAAGGGATTGGGATACTGTAGAACTAACAATTGAATTTGTTGAATATGGTACTGCAGCTCTAGGAGATGTAGAAAACCAGAACAAATATCAAGGCGATAAAGTTGACGTAAACTTTACTTTAGAAGCACGGCAATGGGATGGCCAAGATGTATCTGATGAAGAAGGAGTTATCGAATCTAATAGTAAGGCTAAAAATGGTGCATATGGAAACTAA
- a CDS encoding ABC transporter permease: MRKYWQIAKGRMQENTAYSAWYWAGTVSAVMRLLIIYFFWQAVYANQTTIENINLETMITYIVIAMLLQGFVGGVGNELAENIKEGQVAIELMRPYDLIFKMFAVDVGEKVMYLIQGTIPMILIAYFFMDLSFPKSPETILLFVMSALVGIWIGTFFDFLVGVLAFWTVNVWGVRVLKESLITFFSGALVPITLFPDWLRTITEFLPFQAMVYLPVSIYSGLITGTEAYMALGVQLFWLISLYVLVRVIWSQAIKQITIFGG, from the coding sequence ATGAGAAAGTATTGGCAAATAGCTAAAGGGCGGATGCAGGAGAACACTGCCTATTCCGCCTGGTACTGGGCCGGGACCGTTTCTGCAGTGATGAGGCTGTTGATTATTTACTTCTTCTGGCAGGCAGTTTATGCGAACCAGACAACGATTGAAAATATCAATCTGGAAACGATGATAACTTATATTGTCATTGCGATGCTGCTTCAGGGGTTTGTTGGCGGTGTCGGGAATGAGCTTGCCGAGAATATCAAGGAGGGGCAGGTAGCGATTGAGCTGATGCGCCCTTACGATTTGATTTTTAAAATGTTCGCGGTTGATGTGGGTGAGAAAGTCATGTACTTGATTCAGGGAACGATCCCGATGATATTGATTGCTTACTTCTTCATGGATTTAAGCTTTCCAAAATCACCTGAGACGATTTTGCTATTCGTGATGAGTGCGCTGGTGGGAATCTGGATCGGAACATTTTTTGATTTCCTCGTCGGTGTCCTCGCCTTCTGGACAGTCAATGTCTGGGGAGTCAGAGTACTAAAGGAGTCACTGATAACGTTTTTCTCGGGAGCTTTGGTACCAATCACGCTTTTCCCGGATTGGCTCAGAACCATCACTGAGTTCCTGCCGTTTCAGGCAATGGTGTATCTGCCAGTTTCGATTTATTCTGGGCTGATCACTGGAACGGAAGCTTATATGGCGCTTGGAGTCCAGCTGTTTTGGCTGATTTCATTGTATGTTTTAGTAAGGGTAATCTGGTCGCAGGCGATTAAGCAGATTACGATTTTCGGAGGATAG
- a CDS encoding SulP family inorganic anion transporter: MFQTLKRELLAGITVSVVALPLALAFGMQATGNSDGAIIGLYGAIITGFFAALFGGTKGQVTGPTGPITIIFTGIVATQGLEYAFIAAFMGGLFQIVFGLLKAGNYLKFIPLPVVSGFMNGIAIIIIMGQLQYVTGSFLVVLLTIVFMLVAMKWIKTIPPSLMALILGTVAVILLEKVVPAVHFTLPFFDDFIFIDSAERIGEIPKGLPQFHLPIADLGVIIQLIPAAISIAVLGSIDSLLTSVVMDNMTGTKHKSNKELIGQGIGNTFAGLFGAMPGAGATVRSVVNLRSGGQTALSAMLHSVALLLFMLVFGPLAEEIPLAVLAGILIMTGITMFDYDSLKILKDEPRTDAAVMLVTMALTVAIDLMVAVGVGIVMSALVFMKRMSEEGFKINSKTENGLKVYSLEGPLYFGATELITKTISSDNSLDIVIDIEKVTVVDASGALLLLQLKEQLKERGQNLYLVGNDLDLGGILRKMNIFHGFGTAGHFETMEELITYLKFNNKLVHGS, from the coding sequence ATGTTTCAAACCCTGAAGCGTGAATTGCTGGCCGGGATTACGGTTTCGGTTGTTGCGCTGCCGCTTGCGTTGGCTTTTGGGATGCAGGCGACGGGTAATTCGGATGGGGCCATCATTGGTTTGTATGGTGCCATCATTACTGGTTTTTTTGCTGCTTTGTTTGGCGGGACGAAGGGACAGGTGACTGGGCCGACTGGTCCGATTACAATTATCTTTACTGGGATTGTGGCGACTCAGGGATTGGAGTATGCTTTCATTGCCGCGTTCATGGGTGGGCTATTTCAAATTGTATTTGGCCTACTTAAAGCAGGCAATTATTTAAAGTTCATTCCGTTGCCGGTCGTCAGCGGTTTTATGAACGGAATTGCCATAATCATTATCATGGGACAGCTGCAGTATGTGACGGGCAGCTTTTTGGTCGTGCTGTTGACGATTGTCTTTATGCTGGTTGCGATGAAGTGGATCAAAACTATCCCGCCAAGCTTGATGGCACTGATTTTAGGGACTGTGGCAGTAATCCTACTGGAAAAGGTAGTTCCTGCCGTTCATTTTACACTGCCATTTTTCGATGATTTTATTTTTATTGACAGCGCAGAAAGAATTGGTGAGATTCCGAAAGGGCTGCCGCAATTCCATCTACCCATTGCTGACCTGGGTGTTATCATCCAATTGATTCCTGCGGCAATAAGCATCGCGGTCCTTGGCTCAATTGATTCATTGCTGACCTCTGTTGTTATGGACAATATGACGGGTACGAAGCACAAGAGCAACAAAGAATTAATTGGCCAGGGGATTGGTAATACCTTTGCCGGTTTGTTCGGTGCGATGCCAGGTGCTGGGGCGACAGTCAGGTCGGTAGTCAATTTGCGCAGCGGTGGACAGACTGCTTTATCAGCTATGTTACATAGTGTAGCTTTGCTGCTTTTCATGCTTGTCTTCGGTCCCCTTGCAGAAGAAATTCCCCTCGCAGTGCTTGCGGGAATTTTAATCATGACAGGTATTACAATGTTCGATTATGACAGTTTGAAAATCCTTAAGGATGAGCCTCGCACAGATGCAGCGGTCATGCTGGTGACGATGGCTTTGACAGTTGCGATTGATCTAATGGTAGCGGTTGGAGTCGGCATTGTGATGAGTGCATTAGTTTTCATGAAGAGGATGAGTGAGGAAGGCTTCAAAATCAATAGTAAAACGGAAAATGGTTTAAAGGTATATAGCCTGGAAGGGCCGCTTTACTTTGGGGCCACAGAGCTAATAACGAAGACGATCAGTTCAGATAACAGTCTTGATATAGTTATAGATATAGAAAAAGTAACGGTTGTTGATGCTTCTGGTGCACTGCTTCTGCTGCAGCTTAAGGAACAACTAAAAGAGAGAGGGCAGAACCTGTATCTTGTCGGGAATGACCTCGATCTTGGCGGGATCCTGCGGAAGATGAATATATTCCATGGATTTGGCACTGCCGGACACTTTGAAACTATGGAAGAATTAATCACGTATTTGAAGTTTAATAACAAATTAGTTCACGGTTCCTGA
- a CDS encoding ABC transporter ATP-binding protein: MITVENLKKEYKLVKRDPGLKGAIKSLFNRKYETKHAVKGINFTIEQGETVGYIGANGAGKSTTIKMLTGILTPTSGKVTVNGLVPYENRQKNAVNIGAVFGQRTQLFWDIPVRESYNLLKHIYEIPEQEYQETVEMFTEVLNLEPLLGIPVRQLSLGQKMRCELAAAFLHRPKVVYLDEPTIGLDIAVKVKIRKFIKEMNQRWGTTVLLTTHDMQDIEEICDRIIIIDGGTILYDGGLEQIKKQFGQQRVIHFELADKEKFILPASLNGQVEVLPNEEETKVSLSFDHETVKSSFVISEMMSMYEIGDLNIADPKIETIVEELYNKQEQGGEHEKVLANS, encoded by the coding sequence GTGATTACAGTTGAGAATTTGAAAAAGGAATATAAATTGGTGAAGCGAGACCCTGGTCTTAAGGGGGCAATCAAGTCGCTTTTTAACCGGAAGTATGAGACGAAGCATGCGGTGAAGGGGATTAATTTTACGATTGAGCAGGGTGAGACGGTTGGCTATATCGGCGCGAATGGTGCGGGGAAGTCCACTACGATCAAGATGCTGACGGGAATCCTGACACCGACGTCGGGAAAGGTAACGGTGAATGGGCTAGTACCGTATGAAAATCGTCAGAAGAATGCAGTGAATATTGGAGCAGTCTTCGGGCAGCGGACGCAGCTATTCTGGGATATCCCTGTCCGTGAATCTTATAATCTGTTAAAACATATTTACGAGATTCCGGAGCAAGAGTATCAGGAGACAGTCGAGATGTTCACGGAAGTCTTGAACCTTGAACCGCTTCTTGGCATCCCGGTCCGACAGCTCTCGCTAGGGCAAAAAATGCGCTGTGAACTTGCTGCTGCCTTCCTTCACAGGCCAAAAGTTGTTTACCTGGATGAGCCGACAATCGGTCTAGATATTGCGGTAAAAGTAAAAATCAGAAAGTTTATCAAGGAAATGAATCAGCGCTGGGGCACAACAGTGCTACTGACTACACATGACATGCAGGACATTGAGGAAATTTGCGACCGGATCATCATTATTGATGGCGGTACTATTTTATACGATGGTGGGCTTGAGCAGATTAAAAAACAATTCGGCCAACAGCGGGTAATCCATTTTGAGCTAGCGGATAAAGAAAAATTTATATTGCCTGCATCGCTGAACGGTCAGGTGGAAGTTTTACCGAATGAGGAAGAAACAAAGGTCAGCTTATCGTTTGACCATGAGACTGTTAAAAGCTCGTTCGTCATTTCGGAAATGATGAGCATGTATGAAATTGGAGATTTGAATATTGCCGATCCTAAGATCGAGACGATCGTAGAGGAGCTGTACAACAAACAGGAACAGGGGGGAGAGCATGAGAAAGTATTGGCAAATAGCTAA
- a CDS encoding DUF5658 family protein, with the protein MTRLFVYLAILNLLDASVTWFGLKHAFISELNPLMQVVYQVNPTLFVLTKAALSVFLLLFIVLKKVPRSSLLKGVIIFASVSYTAIVFMHGFWLVHIFL; encoded by the coding sequence ATGACGCGCCTGTTTGTTTACCTAGCCATCCTGAACCTATTAGACGCATCAGTTACCTGGTTCGGCCTCAAACATGCGTTCATATCTGAGCTTAATCCGCTTATGCAGGTGGTCTATCAAGTGAATCCCACGTTGTTCGTCCTCACGAAAGCTGCTCTTTCTGTATTCCTTTTATTGTTCATTGTGTTGAAGAAGGTTCCTCGTTCTTCCTTGCTCAAGGGAGTGATAATTTTTGCCTCCGTCTCGTATACGGCGATTGTCTTCATGCATGGCTTTTGGCTGGTGCACATTTTTTTATAG
- a CDS encoding ABC transporter permease, which translates to MRRYTRLYWEFAKSHMKVMMEYRIDFLIGVASVMLEQFASIFFVKVVFDHIEQINGWSFYEILFIYGIAATGRSIHQIFFDNLWTLGWQYIRPGKLDRLLIRPVNPLFHVVADRLHQDGFGQLIIGLIILGTAIPQLDLVWGAAEIAMLVVMIISSGLIFVAINLFFATFSFWMIDSLPIVWAVFNLSDFARYPLTIYHKGIRMFLTWIIPYGFTAFYPAAYFIDKSGYKEFALWTPVAAIVCCVLAYAFWNKGLMAFASTGS; encoded by the coding sequence ATGCGTCGTTATACGAGATTATATTGGGAGTTTGCGAAGAGCCATATGAAGGTGATGATGGAATACCGGATTGACTTTTTGATCGGTGTCGCCTCAGTAATGCTTGAGCAGTTCGCTTCGATCTTTTTTGTAAAAGTGGTGTTCGACCACATTGAGCAGATCAATGGCTGGTCGTTTTACGAGATATTGTTCATTTACGGAATTGCGGCAACGGGCCGTTCGATTCACCAGATTTTCTTTGATAATTTATGGACGCTCGGCTGGCAATATATCAGGCCAGGAAAACTTGATCGCTTGCTGATCAGGCCGGTCAATCCATTGTTCCATGTGGTGGCAGATCGACTGCATCAAGATGGATTCGGCCAGCTGATTATCGGCTTGATTATTCTTGGGACAGCGATTCCGCAGCTTGACCTCGTTTGGGGAGCAGCGGAAATTGCGATGCTGGTTGTCATGATCATCTCGTCTGGATTGATTTTCGTGGCGATTAACTTATTTTTTGCGACATTCAGTTTCTGGATGATCGACAGTCTTCCTATAGTATGGGCTGTCTTCAACCTGAGTGATTTTGCCAGATACCCGCTGACGATCTACCACAAGGGAATTCGCATGTTCCTGACTTGGATCATTCCTTATGGATTCACTGCATTCTACCCGGCAGCTTATTTTATCGACAAGTCTGGCTACAAGGAATTCGCGCTTTGGACCCCGGTTGCAGCGATTGTTTGCTGTGTCCTTGCCTATGCATTCTGGAACAAAGGATTGATGGCTTTCGCGAGTACGGGCAGTTAG
- a CDS encoding HD-GYP domain-containing protein, which produces MYNEKINQTLIYEEQRALKWFLVLFYTVYLIYEVFYHSFYKNIDLNLPREINYWVYIWLFIALPIFILLKKKEKIYKFKYVFIIGYFLTSIMSEVSIYSKGNLEYQSGNAVEIIAVLFTPFFVNTRFFRVVTGTLIFKYAFFGFYLDSENTIGPIVLVLILSGIAYLILVRFQSYLKTIKESYDYQLQGIVKGVIATIELKDPYTRGHSERVAHYAQTLARETGRFSQEELSAFNYSCLLHDIGKVNIPDSILMKPGKLSKGEFDIIKTHPSVGAEAILKVKGLESSIAVIMSHHERWDGKGYPENLKGESIPFLARVVSIADAFDAMTSSRSYRNALSVDEAYARIIDGQGSQFDPQLVEMFKKIFPKWVQYHQSYDWSTTLSSEDYKNREEVTV; this is translated from the coding sequence ATGTATAACGAGAAAATTAATCAAACACTAATTTATGAAGAGCAAAGAGCATTGAAGTGGTTCTTGGTTTTATTTTACACAGTCTATTTAATATATGAAGTGTTTTATCACAGCTTTTATAAAAATATAGACTTAAATTTACCCCGAGAAATAAATTATTGGGTCTATATTTGGCTGTTTATTGCTTTACCAATATTTATTTTATTGAAAAAGAAAGAAAAAATTTACAAGTTTAAATATGTTTTTATAATTGGTTACTTTCTTACCTCGATAATGAGTGAAGTTTCCATATATTCAAAGGGTAACCTCGAATATCAAAGCGGGAATGCCGTAGAAATCATAGCTGTTTTATTCACCCCATTTTTTGTTAATACACGTTTCTTCCGGGTTGTAACTGGCACATTGATATTTAAATATGCTTTTTTTGGATTTTATCTAGACTCTGAAAATACGATTGGTCCTATAGTGTTGGTATTAATATTGAGTGGGATAGCTTACTTAATTTTAGTTCGCTTTCAAAGCTATCTAAAAACTATTAAAGAATCTTATGATTATCAGCTGCAAGGTATAGTTAAAGGAGTAATAGCAACAATCGAATTAAAGGATCCATATACCCGGGGACATAGTGAACGGGTGGCACATTATGCCCAAACTTTGGCAAGAGAGACGGGTAGGTTTTCTCAAGAGGAACTAAGTGCATTTAACTACTCTTGTTTATTGCATGATATTGGAAAGGTTAATATACCTGACTCTATCTTAATGAAGCCAGGAAAGCTCTCTAAAGGTGAGTTTGATATAATTAAGACTCATCCTTCGGTTGGTGCGGAAGCGATCCTTAAAGTGAAGGGTCTAGAAAGTAGTATAGCTGTTATAATGTCCCATCATGAAAGGTGGGATGGTAAGGGATATCCAGAAAATCTTAAGGGAGAGTCAATACCATTTTTAGCCCGGGTTGTTTCAATTGCAGATGCTTTTGATGCAATGACATCATCAAGGTCCTATCGGAACGCTCTCTCTGTTGATGAGGCATATGCCAGAATAATAGATGGACAAGGGTCTCAATTTGATCCTCAATTAGTAGAGATGTTTAAAAAAATCTTCCCTAAATGGGTTCAATATCATCAGAGTTACGATTGGTCTACCACCCTTTCAAGTGAAGATTATAAAAATAGAGAGGAGGTAACAGTATGA
- a CDS encoding SCP2 sterol-binding domain-containing protein → MENKSIREVWQEIERVMKERPEPIQGMNTVYQYDITGDDSGTFQLLISRGTARVVEGTEETPDCTLKLSDQNFKKMIMGKLNGTAAFMTGKLKIQGSMGLALKLEGILNEYNLSETA, encoded by the coding sequence ATGGAAAATAAGTCGATCAGAGAAGTATGGCAAGAAATCGAAAGGGTCATGAAAGAAAGGCCTGAACCCATTCAAGGCATGAATACGGTCTATCAATATGACATCACTGGGGATGACAGCGGGACATTCCAATTGCTGATTTCACGAGGAACTGCCCGGGTTGTTGAAGGAACAGAAGAAACACCAGATTGTACCCTGAAGCTGTCAGATCAAAACTTCAAGAAGATGATCATGGGCAAACTCAACGGCACTGCCGCCTTCATGACAGGTAAGCTTAAAATCCAGGGCAGCATGGGACTCGCCCTCAAACTCGAAGGAATCCTCAACGAATACAACCTAAGCGAAACGGCATAA
- a CDS encoding LPXTG cell wall anchor domain-containing protein, with the protein MKKGILLNAFTLTIIINLFLSSIGYSQVNNSEKEIDISTSAHKVFFNLSNLKPGDYFTKELTVSNKGKQNFSYLFSNKFLTGSEKFYNEILLKVSDNKQLLFEGKLKDFTKLEARRLESSQSEKLYFWVKVPYELGNDFQGLGCEFQFKFYAEGTLGGILPTDGPKLPNTATGVFNLMLIGISLIVGGIGFFYYAMWRRKTLMIE; encoded by the coding sequence ATGAAAAAAGGGATTTTATTAAATGCTTTTACTTTGACTATTATTATTAATCTTTTTCTTTCAAGTATTGGCTACTCACAAGTGAATAATAGCGAAAAAGAAATCGATATATCCACGAGCGCTCATAAAGTATTTTTTAATTTAAGTAATTTAAAACCAGGAGATTATTTCACTAAGGAACTAACAGTAAGTAATAAGGGGAAACAAAATTTTTCTTATTTGTTTAGTAACAAATTTCTTACAGGATCTGAGAAGTTTTATAATGAGATATTATTAAAGGTATCAGATAATAAACAATTATTGTTCGAGGGAAAGTTAAAAGATTTTACTAAATTAGAGGCAAGAAGATTAGAAAGTAGTCAATCAGAAAAACTCTATTTTTGGGTAAAGGTACCATATGAACTAGGTAATGATTTTCAAGGTTTGGGATGTGAATTCCAATTTAAATTTTATGCAGAGGGAACTTTAGGTGGTATATTACCAACTGATGGTCCCAAACTTCCTAATACAGCTACAGGGGTATTTAATTTAATGCTTATTGGAATTAGTTTAATTGTAGGAGGAATAGGATTTTTCTATTATGCTATGTGGAGAAGGAAAACTCTGATGATTGAGTAG